The Gopherus evgoodei ecotype Sinaloan lineage chromosome 8, rGopEvg1_v1.p, whole genome shotgun sequence genome includes a region encoding these proteins:
- the LRRC8D gene encoding volume-regulated anion channel subunit LRRC8D — MFTLAEVASLNDIQPTYRILKPWWDVFMDYLAVVMLMVAIFAGTMQLTKDQVVCLPVLQSAVNSKAQPSIPGNADVTPGFEATTDQDKEMAMRTVSFESAPTITPDIPLSRTTYSQLQSTVSNQEPKNEKQDSSGRKTNLDYQQYVFINQMCYHLALPWYSKYFPYLALIHTIILMVSSNFWFKYPKTCSKIEHFVSILGKCFESPWTTKALSETACEDSEENKQRLTGAQSLPKHVSTSSDEGSPSASTPMITKTGFKFSAEKPVIEVPSMTILDKKDGEQAKALFEKVRKFRAHVEDSDLIYKLYVVQTVIKTVKFIFILCYTANFVNEISFEHNCKPKVEHLTGYKEFECTHNMAYMLKKLLISYISLICVYGFVCLYTLFWLFRIPLKEYSFEKVREESSFSDIPDVKNDFAFLLHMVDQYDQLYSKRFGVFLSEVSENKLREISLNHEWTFEKLRQHVSRNAQDKQELHLFMLSGVPDAVFDLTDLDVLKLELIPEAKIPAKISQMTNLQELHLCHCPAKVEQTAFSFLRDNLRCLHVKFTDVAEIPAWVYLLKNLRELYLIGNLNSENNKMIGLESLRELRHLKILHVKSNLTKVPTNITDVAPHLTKLIIHNDGTKLVVLNSLKKMMNVAELELQNCELERIPHAIFSLSNLQDLDLKSNSIRTIEEVISFQHLKRLTCLKLWHNKIVNIPSSITHVKNLESLYLSNNKLESLPVAVFSLQKLRCLDVSYNSIAEIPVEIGLLQNLQHLHITGNKVDILPKQLFKCVKLRTLSLGQNCITSIPDKIGQLVQLTHLELKGNCLDRLPAMLGQCRLLRKSGLVVEDHLFDTLPSEVKEVLNQDTSITFANGI, encoded by the coding sequence aTGTTTACCCTGGCAGAAGTTGCATCACTTAATGACATTCAGCCAACTTATCGCATCCTGAAGCCATGGTGGGATGTATTTATGGATTATCTTGCTGTTGTTATGCTAATGGTTGCCATCTTTGCTGGAACCATGCAGCTGACCAAAGATCAGGTGGTCTGCTTGCCAGTATTGCAGTCTGCTGTAAATTCAAAAGCACAACCCAGCATACCAGGGAATGCTGATGTTACACCAGGATTTGAAGCAACCACTGATCAGGATAAAGAAATGGCAATGAGAACAGTTTCCTTTGAAAGTGCACCTACAATAACACCAGACATACCACTGAGCAGAACTACCTATTCTCAGTTGCAATCTACTGTATCAAATCAGGAGCCGAAGAATGAGAAACAGGATTCTTCAGGCCGAAAAACCAATTTGGATTATCAGCAATATGTATTTATTAACCAGATGTGCTATCATTTGGCTCTTCCTTGGTATTCAAAGTATTTTCCCTATCTTGCTCTCATACATACTATTATTTTAATGGTCAGTAGCAATTTTTGGTTTAAATATCCCAAAACTTGCTCAAAAATTGAACATTTTGTGTCTATATTAGGAAAGTGTTTTGAATCCCCGTGGACTACAAAAGCATTATCTGAAACAGCATGTGAGGACTCTGAGGAGAACAAACAGAGACTAACAGGTGCCCAATCCCTGCCAAAGCACGTTTCCACTAGCAGTGATGAAGGAAGCCCAAGTGCTAGTACTCCCATGATAACCAAGACTGGCTtcaagttttcagctgaaaagcCAGTGATTGAGGTTCCCAGCATGACTATTTTagataaaaaagatggagaacaaGCCAAAGCCCTGTTTGAAAAAGTTCGAAAATTCCGAGCCCATGTGGAGGACAGTGACTTGATTTATAAACTCTATGTTGTCCAGACAGTCATCAAGACCGTAAAATTCATATTTATTCTTTGCTATACAGCTAACTTTGTAAATGAGATTAGTTTTGAGCACAACTGCAAGCCAAAAGTGGAGCATTTGACTGGCTATAAGGAATTTGAGTGCACACACAATATGGCTTATATGTTGAAAAAACTGCTTATCAGCTACATTTCTCTCATTTGTGTGTATGGTTTTGTTTGTCTGTACACACTCTTCTGGTTGTTTAGAATACCCTTAAAAGAATATTCCTTTGAGAAGGTCAGAGAAGAGAGCAGCTTCAGTGATATTCCTGATGTTAAAAAcgattttgcatttcttttgcacATGGTAGATCAATACGACCAGTTGTACTCAAAGAGATTTGGTGTCTTCTTGTCAGAGGTAAGTGAAAACAAGCTGCGTGAAATTAGTTTAAACCACGAGTGGACATTTGAAAAGCTTCGGCAGCACGTCTCCCGCAATGCACAGGATAAACAAGAGCTGCATCTCTTCATGCTATCAGGGGTCCCTGATGCAGTGTTTGATCTGACAGACCTGGATGTGCTGAAACTTGAGCTGATTCCTGAAGCAAAAATCCCAGCTAAAATCTCCCAGATGACTAACCTTCAAGAGCTTCATCTCTGTCATTGCCCTGCAAAGGTTGAGCAGACTGCTTTCAGCTTCCTCCGTGACAATTTGAGATGCCTTCACGTAAAATTCACAGATGTTGCAGAAATTCCTGCTTGGGTGTATTTGCTCAAAAATCTCCGTGAGTTATACTTGATAGGCAACTTGAATTCTGAAAATAATAAGATGATAGGGCTTGAATCTCTCAGAGAGTTAAGACACCTTAAAATTCTCCATGTGAAGAGCAATTTGACCAAAGTCCCCACCAATATCACAGATGTGGCACCGCACCTAACAAAACTAATAATTCACAATGATGGCACCAAGCTTGTGGTACTGAATAGCCTTAAGAAAATGATGAATGTAGCTGAGTTGGAACTACAGAACTGTGAACTGGAGAGAATTCCACATGCCATTTTCAGTCTGTCTAATTTACAGGATCTGGATTTAAAATCAAATAGCATACGCACAATTGAAGAAGTCATCAGCTTCCAGCATTTAAAAAGACTTACTTGCTTAAAGTTGTGGCACAATAAAATAGTCAACATTCCTTCCTCCATTACTCATGTAAAGAACTTGGAGTCACTTTATCTCTCCAATAACAAACTCGAATCTTTGCCAGTCGCAGTGTTCAGTTTACAGAAACTCAGATGCTTAGATGTAAGCTATAACTCAATTGCAGAAATTCCAGTGGAAATTGGATTGCTTCAAAATCTGCAGCATTTGCATATCACAGGAAACAAAGTGGATATTTTGCCAAAACAGTTGTTTAAATGTGTGAAATTAAGGACTTTGAGTCTGGGGCAAAACTGTATTACCTCAATCCCAGATAAAATTGGTCAGCTCGTGCAGCTAACTCACCTGGAACTGAAGGGAAACTGCTTAGATCGGCTACCAGCTATGCTAGGACAATGTCGGCTTCTCAGGAAAAGCGGGCTTGTTGTGGAAGATCACCTCTTTGACACTTTGCCTTCAGAAGTTAAAGAAGTATTGAATCAAGACACAAGCATTACCTTTGCTAATGGGATTTAA